Proteins encoded together in one Streptomyces sp. NA04227 window:
- the dnaA gene encoding chromosomal replication initiator protein DnaA: protein MADVPADLAAVWPRVLDQLLGAQDGGGHGIEAKDQLWLRRCLALGLVADTALLAVPNEFAKGVLEGRLAPVVGQALSREYNRRIRMAIVVDESAGEAPLVPAQEQRSAQGRAAEPELLSLGGNGREYEGYGRREEHDDQGGRREERGDGFPAPRGEALPTARPAYPAEYQRPEPGAWPRPGQEEYSWQQPRLGFPDRDPYQGPGQQRGQDYRGTDRNSYEPDRNGYESERPAYDSERPAYEQERAPYDQSRPYTSERAPREGEHGGYDTERTATSYEKDRPYEGDRSYEGDRGYEGAGERAPYEAGDRSPYERERAGFDAERSGYPGDRLPYEQRAEFDRGERGERGERGEYDKPRGDYDRGDRRERPEPGGSGGPAGPGGPSGPGGHGVPGVPSARGHVHAGGPVGSALPASSGAPGPLAAKPAPATGPGEPTARLNPKYLFDTFVIGASNRFAHAAAVAVAEAPAKAYNPLFIYGESGLGKTHLLHAIGHYARSLYPGTRVRYVSSEEFTNEFINSIRDGKGDSFRKRYREMDILLVDDIQFLADKESTQEEFFHTFNTLHNANKQIVLSSDRPPKQLVTLEDRLRNRFEWGLITDVQPPELETRIAILRKKAVQEQLNAPPEVLEFIASRISRNIRELEGALIRVTAFASLNRQPVDLGLTEIVLKDLIPGGEDAAPEITAPAIMAATADYFGLTVDDLCGSSRSRVLVTARQIAMYLCRELTDLSLPKIGAQFGGRDHTTVMHADRKIRALMAERRSIYNQVTELTNRIKNG from the coding sequence GTGGCTGACGTACCTGCCGATCTTGCCGCAGTGTGGCCACGAGTTCTCGACCAACTCCTCGGAGCGCAGGACGGCGGCGGTCACGGGATCGAGGCGAAGGACCAGCTCTGGCTGCGGCGTTGCCTCGCCCTGGGACTGGTCGCGGACACCGCGCTGCTCGCCGTTCCGAACGAATTCGCCAAGGGCGTACTGGAGGGCCGCCTGGCCCCGGTCGTCGGCCAGGCGCTGAGCCGCGAGTACAACCGTCGGATCCGTATGGCGATCGTTGTCGACGAGAGCGCGGGCGAGGCCCCGCTGGTTCCCGCACAGGAACAGCGGAGTGCCCAGGGCCGCGCGGCCGAGCCCGAGTTGCTGTCCCTGGGCGGGAACGGCCGCGAGTACGAGGGCTACGGCCGGCGTGAGGAGCACGACGACCAGGGCGGACGGCGCGAGGAGCGCGGGGACGGCTTTCCCGCGCCCCGTGGCGAGGCGCTGCCCACCGCCCGGCCCGCCTACCCCGCCGAGTACCAGCGCCCCGAGCCCGGTGCCTGGCCCCGGCCGGGACAGGAGGAGTACAGCTGGCAGCAGCCGCGGCTCGGCTTCCCGGACCGCGACCCGTACCAGGGCCCCGGCCAGCAGCGCGGCCAGGACTACCGCGGCACCGACCGCAACTCCTACGAGCCCGACCGCAACGGCTACGAATCCGAGCGCCCCGCATACGACTCCGAGCGCCCGGCGTACGAGCAGGAGCGCGCGCCCTACGACCAGTCGCGCCCCTACACCAGCGAACGCGCCCCCCGCGAGGGCGAGCACGGCGGCTACGACACCGAGCGCACGGCCACCTCGTACGAGAAGGACCGTCCCTACGAAGGCGACCGTTCCTACGAGGGCGACCGCGGTTACGAAGGGGCCGGTGAGCGCGCGCCGTACGAGGCGGGCGACCGTTCTCCGTACGAGCGGGAGCGCGCGGGCTTCGACGCAGAGCGGTCCGGCTACCCGGGCGACCGGCTTCCGTACGAGCAGCGCGCCGAGTTCGACCGGGGCGAGCGCGGGGAACGCGGGGAACGCGGCGAGTACGACAAGCCGCGCGGCGACTACGACCGCGGGGACCGGCGCGAGCGGCCCGAGCCCGGTGGTTCGGGTGGGCCCGCCGGACCGGGCGGACCCTCGGGGCCGGGTGGGCACGGTGTGCCGGGGGTGCCCTCCGCGCGTGGGCATGTGCACGCGGGCGGTCCGGTGGGATCCGCGCTCCCCGCGTCCAGCGGAGCGCCCGGGCCACTGGCGGCGAAGCCCGCACCGGCCACCGGGCCGGGGGAGCCCACCGCCCGGCTGAACCCGAAGTACCTGTTCGACACCTTCGTCATCGGTGCCTCGAACCGTTTCGCGCACGCGGCCGCGGTCGCCGTCGCCGAGGCGCCCGCGAAGGCGTACAACCCCCTGTTCATCTATGGGGAGTCGGGCCTCGGGAAGACCCATCTGCTGCACGCGATCGGGCACTACGCGCGCAGTCTGTATCCCGGCACCCGGGTGCGGTACGTGAGCTCGGAGGAGTTCACCAACGAGTTCATCAACTCGATCCGCGACGGCAAGGGCGACAGCTTCCGCAAGCGCTACCGCGAGATGGACATCCTGCTCGTCGACGACATCCAGTTCCTCGCGGACAAGGAGTCGACGCAGGAGGAGTTCTTCCACACCTTCAATACGCTGCACAACGCCAACAAGCAGATCGTGCTGTCCTCGGACCGGCCGCCCAAGCAGCTCGTCACGCTGGAGGACCGGCTGCGCAACCGCTTCGAGTGGGGTCTGATCACCGACGTCCAGCCGCCCGAGCTGGAGACCCGGATCGCGATCCTGCGCAAGAAGGCGGTACAGGAGCAGCTCAACGCCCCGCCGGAGGTACTGGAGTTCATCGCCTCCCGGATCTCGCGCAACATCCGTGAGCTGGAGGGCGCGCTGATCCGGGTGACCGCCTTCGCCTCGCTCAACCGGCAGCCGGTGGACCTCGGTCTGACGGAGATCGTCCTCAAGGACCTCATCCCCGGTGGCGAGGACGCCGCGCCCGAGATCACCGCCCCGGCCATCATGGCGGCGACCGCCGACTACTTCGGGCTGACGGTGGACGACCTGTGCGGATCCTCGCGCAGCCGGGTCCTGGTGACGGCGCGGCAGATCGCCATGTATCTGTGCCGTGAGCTGACCGATCTCTCGCTGCCCAAGATCGGCGCGCAGTTCGGCGGCCGCGACCACACCACCGTGATGCACGCGGACCGCAAGATCCGCGCGCTGATGGCGGAGCGCCGCTCCATCTACAACCAGGTCACCGAGCTGACGAACCGCATCAAGAACGGCTGA
- the dnaN gene encoding DNA polymerase III subunit beta codes for MKIRVERDVLAEAVAWAARSLPARPPAPVLAGLLLKAEDGALSLSGFDYEVSARVSVDAEIEEEGTVLVSGRLLADICRALPNRPVEISTDGVRATVVCGSSRFTLHTLPVEEYPALPQMPTATGTVPGEVFASAAAQVAIAAGRDDTLPVLTGVRIEIEGDTVTLASTDRYRFAVREFLWKPEVPDSSAVALVPAKTLLDTAKALTSGDSVTIALSGSGAGEGLIGFEGAGRRTTTRLLEGDLPKYRTLFPTEFNSVAVIETPPFVEAVKRVALVAERNTPVRLSFEQGVLILEAGSSDDAQAVERVDAQLEGDDISIAFNPTFLLDGLSAIDSPVAQLSFTTSTKPALLSGKPAVDAEADEAYKYLIMPVRLSG; via the coding sequence GTGAAGATCCGGGTGGAACGCGACGTACTCGCGGAGGCGGTGGCCTGGGCGGCGCGCAGTCTCCCGGCCCGGCCGCCGGCGCCGGTCCTGGCGGGCCTGCTGCTGAAGGCGGAGGACGGGGCCCTGAGCCTGTCCGGCTTCGACTACGAGGTCTCGGCACGGGTCTCGGTGGACGCCGAGATCGAGGAAGAGGGCACGGTCCTCGTCTCCGGCCGCCTGCTCGCAGACATCTGCCGTGCCCTGCCCAACCGCCCGGTGGAGATTTCCACCGACGGTGTACGGGCCACGGTGGTCTGCGGCTCGTCCCGCTTCACGCTCCACACACTGCCTGTGGAGGAGTACCCGGCCCTGCCGCAGATGCCCACCGCCACCGGCACCGTCCCCGGCGAGGTCTTCGCCTCGGCCGCCGCCCAGGTCGCCATCGCCGCCGGACGCGACGACACCCTGCCGGTGCTCACCGGTGTGCGGATCGAGATCGAGGGCGACACCGTCACGCTCGCCTCCACCGACCGCTACCGCTTCGCCGTCCGCGAGTTCCTGTGGAAGCCCGAGGTGCCGGACTCCTCCGCGGTCGCGCTGGTGCCCGCGAAGACGCTGCTCGACACCGCCAAGGCGCTGACCAGCGGCGACAGCGTGACCATCGCACTGTCCGGCTCCGGCGCGGGCGAGGGCCTGATCGGCTTCGAGGGCGCGGGCCGCCGTACCACCACCCGGCTGCTCGAGGGCGACCTGCCCAAGTACCGCACCCTGTTCCCGACCGAGTTCAACTCGGTGGCCGTCATCGAGACCCCCCCGTTCGTCGAGGCGGTCAAGCGTGTGGCCCTGGTCGCCGAGCGGAACACCCCGGTGCGGCTGAGCTTCGAGCAGGGCGTGCTGATCCTGGAGGCCGGTTCCAGCGACGACGCACAGGCTGTGGAAAGGGTCGACGCCCAACTGGAGGGCGACGACATCTCGATCGCCTTCAACCCGACCTTCCTGCTCGACGGCCTGAGCGCCATCGACTCCCCGGTCGCCCAGCTGTCGTTCACCACCTCCACCAAGCCCGCGTTGCTGAGCGGCAAGCCCGCCGTGGACGCGGAGGCGGACGAGGCCTACAAGTACCTGATCATGCCGGTGCGTCTGTCGGGCTGA
- the rpmH gene encoding 50S ribosomal protein L34 codes for MSKRTFQPNNRRRAKTHGFRLRMRTRAGRAILASRRGKGRARLSA; via the coding sequence GTGAGCAAGCGCACCTTCCAGCCGAACAACCGTCGTCGCGCGAAGACCCACGGCTTCCGGCTGCGGATGCGCACCCGTGCCGGCCGCGCGATTCTCGCGTCCCGCCGTGGCAAGGGTCGCGCCCGTCTGTCCGCCTGA